A part of Narcine bancroftii isolate sNarBan1 unplaced genomic scaffold, sNarBan1.hap1 Scaffold_263, whole genome shotgun sequence genomic DNA contains:
- the LOC138750779 gene encoding spermatogenesis-associated protein 31H1-like, whose product MGALGSGITAALGRGVMADLGRVVMAALFHGVTVALSDHNPTTPRCRNTSTQSRHNPSKQIRRNTSTQSRRNSTTQSHQPTYLTTQCRLNPTTQSHRDSTTQSHRDSTTQSHRNSITQRRRNPTTQSLRSPHYAEPLYPDYPESQATVNLTTQSRRNTTIQSRHNRRIMTTQSPYPHYPESPATVNPISQSHCNSTSQSDRNPTTQSRHNPTNQSRHNPTTHRHTVTPLYRATVTTLPRATVNLTNQSRRNTTIQSRHNRRILTTQSPATVNPTSQSHCNSTSQSDRNPTTQSRHNPTNQSRHNPTTHRHTVTPLYRATVTTLPRATVNLTNQSRRNTTIQSRHNRRILTTQSPANIPHIQSHRKTTTQGGCNSINPQARAAVNPLARAAVTSLPRDAITPLPRADITPLPRAASHRNPTNQSHRNPMKQSRRKHTAQIRRNPSSQSRRNPTTQSHNNPTTARCRNTSTQSRHNPRTRSAVNPRPRAAVHPLASAAWGYAGYG is encoded by the exons atgggggctctgggtagtgggattacggcggctctgggtcgtggggttatggcagatCTGGGCCGTgtggttatggcggctctgtttcatggggttacggtggctctg agcgaccataaccccacgaccccacgctgccgtaacacatcgacccagagccgccataacccctcgAAGCAGATCCGCCGTAACACCtcgacacagagccgccgtaactccactacccaaagccacc agccgacatacCTCACTACACagtgccgccttaaccccactacccagagccaccgtgactctactacccagagccaccgtgactctactacccagagccaccgtaactccattacacagagacgccgtaaccccactacccaaagcctccgtagcCCCCACTacgcagagccactgtatcccgattacccagaatcaca agccaccgttaacctcaccacccagagtcgccgtaacaccaccatccagagccgccataaccgccgtaTCATGACCACCCAgtcgccgtatccccactacccagaatcacc agccaccgtaaaccctatttcccagagccactgtaattcCACCAGCCAGAgcgaccgtaaccccactacccagagccgccataaccccacgaaccagagccgccataaccccactacccacag acacaccgtaaccccactatacagagccaccgtaacaacactacccagagccaccgttaaccTCACcaaccagagtcgccgtaacaccaccatccagagccgccataaccgccgtatcctgaccacccagtcgcc agccaccgtaaaccctacttcccagagccactgtaattcCACCAGCCAGAgcgaccgtaaccccactacccagagccgccataaccccacgaaccagagccgccataaccccactacccacag acacaccgtaaccccactatacagagccaccgtaacaacactacccagagccaccgttaaccTCACcaaccagagtcgccgtaacaccaccatccagagccgccataaccgccgtatcctgaccacccagtcgcc agccaacataccccacatccagagccaccgtaaaacaacTACCCAGGGCGGCTGTAACTCCATAAACCCACAAGCCAGAGCCGctgtaaatccactagccagagctgcagtAACCTCGCTACCCAGagacgccataaccccactacccagagccgacataaccccactacccagagccgcc agccatcgtaaccccactaaccagagccaccgtaaccccatgaaacagagccgccgtaaacacACGGCCCAGATCCGCCGTAACCCTTcgagccagagccgccgtaaccccactacccagagccacaataACCCCACGACAGCACGCTGCCGTaacacctcgacccagagccgccataaccctcgAACCAGAtccgccgtaaacccacgacccagagcggccgtacacccactagccagtgccgcc